Proteins from a genomic interval of Danio rerio strain Tuebingen ecotype United States chromosome 4, GRCz12tu, whole genome shotgun sequence:
- the LOC141381800 gene encoding uncharacterized protein — translation MAFIKEESEDVKIEETFTVKQEDPQEQTNLIEENERKEEEHHVKIEEKTHLQTDGILKRRDKNHFTCTQCGKILASKSKLKIHMIIHTGEKPFMCTQCGKSFRQASSLNKHMRIHTGEKPFTCTQCGISFNCSSYLKQHMRIHTGEKPFTCTQCGKSFNRSSNLDHHMRIHTGEKPFTCTQCGKSFNRSSNLDQHIRIHTGEKPITCTLCGKSFRQSSSLSKHMRTHTGEKPFTCTQCGKSFSQSSNFNLHMRIHTGEKPFTCTQCGKSFRQASSLNKHMRTHTGEKPFTCTQCGKSFNRSSHLNQHIRIHTGEKPFTCTQCGKSFSQSSNFNLHMRIHTGEKPFTCTQCGKSFNRSSHLNQHIRIHTGEKPITCTQCGKSFRQSSNFNLHMRIHTGEKPITCTQCGKSFHQSSSLYKHMRIHTGEKPFTCTQCGKSFSQSSNFNLHMRIHTGEKPITCTQCGKSFRQSSSLYKHMRIHTGEKPFTCTQCGKSFRQTSSLNKHLRIHTGEKPFTCTQCGISFNCSSYLKQHMRIHTGEKPFTCTQCGRSFNRSSNLDHHMRIHTGEKPFTCTQCGKSFNRSSNLDQHIRIHTGEKPITCTLCGKSFRQSSSLSKHMRTHTGEKPFTCTQCGKSFNRLSHLNQHIRIHTGEKPITCTQCGKSFRQSSSLYKHMRIHTGEKPFTCS, via the exons atggcgtttattaaagaggagagtgaagatgtgaagattgaagaaacatttacagtcaaacaggaagatccgcAGGAACAAACAA acctaattgaagagaatgagaggaaagaggaggaacatcatgtcaaaattgaggaaaaaactcatttacagactgatggtattttgaaaaggagagacaagaatcatttcacctgcactcagtgtggaaagattttggcaagcaaaagcaaacttaagattcacatgataatccacactggagagaaaccattcatgtgcactcagtgtgggaagagtttccgccaagcatcatcacttaataaacacatgaggatccacactggagagaaaccattcacatgcactcagtgtggaataagttttaactgctcatcataccttaaacaacacatgaggatccacactggagagaaaccatttacttgcactcagtgtgggaagagtttcaaccgctcatcaaaccttgatcaccacatgaggatccacactggagagaaaccatttacttgcactcagtgtgggaagagtttcaaccgctcatcaaaccttgatcaacacataaggatccacactggagagaaaccaataacgtgcactctgtgtgggaagagttttcgccaatcatcatccctttctaaacacatgaggacccacactggagagaaaccatttacttgcactcagtgtgggaagagtttcagccaatcatcaaactttaatctacacatgaggatccacactggagagaaaccatttacgtgcactcagtgtgggaagagtttccgccaagcatcatcacttaataaacacatgaggacccacactggagagaaaccatttacttgcactcagtgtgggaagagtttcaaccgctcatcacaccttaatcaacacataaggatccacactggagagaaaccatttacttgcactcagtgtgggaagagtttcagccaatcatcaaactttaatctacacatgaggatccacactggagagaaaccatttacttgcactcagtgtgggaagagtttcaaccgctcatcacaccttaatcaacacataaggatccacactggagagaaaccaataacgtgcactcagtgtgggaagagtttccgccaatcatcaaactttaatctacacatgaggatccacactggagagaaaccaataacatgcactcagtgtgggaagagttttcaccaatcatcatccctttataaacacatgaggatccacactggagagaaaccattcacatgcactcagtgtgggaagagtttcagccaatcatcaaactttaatctacacatgaggatccacactggagagaaaccaataacgtgcactcagtgtgggaagagttttcgccaatcgtcatccctttataaacacatgaggatccacactggagagaaaccattcacatgcactcaatgtgggaagagtttccgccaaacatcatcacttaataaacacttgaggatccacactggagagaaaccattcacatgcactcagtgtggaataagttttaactgctcatcataccttaaacaacacatgaggatccacactggagagaaaccatttacttgcactcagtgtgggaggagtttcaaccgctcatcaaaccttgatcaccacatgaggatccacactggagagaaaccatttacttgcactcagtgtgggaagagtttcaaccgctcatcaaaccttgatcaacacataaggatccacactggagagaaaccaataacgtgcactctgtgtgggaagagttttcgccaatcatcatccctttctaaacacatgaggacccacactggagagaaaccatttacttgcactcagtgtgggaagagtttcaaccgcttatcacaccttaatcaacacataaggatccacactggagagaaaccaataacgtgcactcagtgtgggaagagttttcgccaatcatcatccctttataaacacatgaggatccacactggagagaaaccattcacttgctcttaa